One Lentisphaera araneosa HTCC2155 genomic region harbors:
- a CDS encoding nitronate monooxygenase, with protein sequence MGIAVSDWKLAKAVAQQGQLGVVSGTAIENVMIRRLQNGDRNTLKALKSFPIRAISEKIISKFFLAEGKVADRPYRLAPLASIPLKTELTELIIAANFCEVYLAKQVGGQVGINYLEKISLPLLPALYGAMLANVDAVLMGAGIPIAIPGILDQLSKGECCRLSIPVSGASKEQDFYQEFNPQEFCPNTELNRPAFLAIISSKIVAKTLIKRATGSIEGFIIESHSAGGHNAPPRKVKDQTTEAFSSKDSVDLERFKNLNYPFWLAGSFAQKNALETAIDLGASGIQVGSAFAYCEESGITTEIKNQVSSENTSKGLQIYTDFKASPTGYPFKIIKQTWHKQETAVERRRVCDLGYLREACLNDEGKLEYRCPAENTDNYIAKGGELQDTEGRQCLCNSLLATVGLGQVRKDFVEPPLLTAGEDFSFLTKLTRDKTSYSASDVIAFILN encoded by the coding sequence ATGGGCATCGCAGTCTCTGACTGGAAACTCGCCAAAGCCGTAGCTCAACAAGGTCAACTAGGTGTCGTTTCTGGCACAGCAATTGAAAATGTCATGATTCGTCGCCTACAAAATGGCGACCGCAACACTTTAAAAGCTCTTAAATCTTTCCCGATTAGGGCAATTAGTGAAAAAATCATCTCTAAATTTTTCTTAGCTGAGGGAAAAGTTGCGGACCGTCCCTATCGCCTAGCTCCACTCGCCTCGATCCCGCTCAAGACAGAACTCACAGAGCTCATCATTGCTGCTAACTTTTGTGAAGTCTACTTGGCTAAGCAGGTTGGTGGTCAAGTGGGTATCAACTATTTAGAAAAAATCTCGCTCCCACTTCTTCCTGCACTTTACGGTGCGATGCTCGCAAATGTTGATGCCGTACTCATGGGCGCAGGAATTCCGATTGCTATCCCAGGTATCTTAGATCAACTGAGTAAAGGTGAATGCTGTCGACTCTCTATCCCTGTAAGCGGCGCCTCAAAGGAACAAGATTTCTATCAAGAATTTAACCCACAAGAATTCTGCCCAAATACAGAGCTGAATAGACCTGCTTTTTTAGCCATCATCAGCAGTAAAATTGTTGCAAAAACACTTATAAAGCGCGCCACGGGTTCTATTGAAGGCTTTATCATTGAATCACACTCAGCGGGTGGCCACAATGCTCCTCCGAGGAAGGTCAAAGACCAAACTACCGAGGCCTTTAGTTCTAAAGATTCCGTCGACCTAGAACGCTTCAAAAATCTCAACTATCCATTTTGGCTAGCGGGTTCTTTCGCTCAGAAAAACGCTTTAGAAACTGCAATAGATTTAGGAGCCTCAGGCATTCAAGTAGGTTCAGCCTTTGCCTATTGCGAAGAATCTGGAATCACCACTGAAATTAAAAACCAGGTGAGCAGCGAAAACACCTCCAAAGGTTTACAGATTTACACTGATTTCAAAGCTTCCCCCACTGGCTATCCCTTCAAGATCATCAAGCAAACTTGGCACAAGCAAGAAACTGCAGTAGAACGTCGACGCGTCTGCGACCTAGGTTACCTACGCGAAGCCTGCTTGAATGACGAAGGTAAACTCGAGTATCGCTGTCCCGCAGAAAATACTGATAATTACATCGCTAAGGGTGGCGAGCTTCAAGACACCGAAGGACGTCAATGCTTGTGCAATTCACTCTTAGCCACAGTTGGATTAGGCCAAGTACGCAAAGACTTCGTAGAACCGCCACTCTTGACGGCTGGTGAGGACTTTTCATTTTTAACAAAGCTCACTCGAGATAAAACATCTTATTCCGCGAGTGACGTCATTGCCTTTATCCTAAACTAA
- a CDS encoding MjaI family restriction endonuclease, with translation MNHIHLSNSEFSVLSNAGHFQSQDLLCHLLDFGSRLLPEHKPDLPHIMKELQNEQKMGNENNWEEWYHDQMNDSLNQETRRMTFMIKRMISSLSKLKPSDIKNFCRERLITDSFIGTEAKHAILQKIALENHCALEMANKDSAYDGYINKHPVIIKHYHTSHDNAVEEITQASTIFYELHEDEIELMYNMAS, from the coding sequence ATGAATCACATTCATTTAAGCAATAGTGAGTTTTCTGTTTTATCTAATGCAGGTCACTTTCAAAGCCAAGATCTTTTATGTCATTTACTTGATTTTGGATCCCGCCTCTTACCCGAACATAAACCTGACTTACCCCATATCATGAAAGAACTTCAAAATGAACAAAAAATGGGTAATGAAAATAATTGGGAGGAATGGTACCATGATCAAATGAATGATTCTCTTAATCAAGAAACTCGTCGAATGACTTTTATGATCAAAAGAATGATTAGCTCACTGTCTAAACTTAAACCTAGCGACATTAAGAATTTTTGTCGAGAACGACTGATAACTGACTCATTCATCGGCACTGAAGCTAAACACGCTATCCTACAAAAAATTGCCCTAGAAAATCATTGTGCTCTGGAGATGGCCAATAAAGACTCAGCTTATGACGGTTATATAAATAAGCATCCAGTGATCATCAAACACTACCATACGAGTCACGATAATGCTGTAGAAGAAATCACACAAGCGAGTACCATCTTTTATGAACTCCATGAAGATGAAATCGAGCTTATGTATAACATGGCTAGTTAG
- a CDS encoding multiheme c-type cytochrome yields the protein MSKFFTSFTLSIIFFLFLSCDNKSNSKPSPAPKTQEQTSTQKSDSNDPHANFVGAKTCAECHQKEHEEWLGSDHEKAMALADEKTVLANFDNQTLEVNGVTHRFYRAENGDFMVETDNEKGEMVSYKVEYVLGHEPLQQYMVKMPGNRIQCLHTAWDTNKKEWYHLYKNENPPAGDWLHWTGQGMTWNSQCADCHTTNTQVNYDRASNSFNTNYSEGFVSCESCHGPGKNHVDHYKGDKSIVDDLIKLTKKSGTTQQEELNRCAPCHGLRSRLDHAANPHGAIGDNYAMNLARNGQYQADGQILTEVFVYGSFTQSRHHRFGLRCSDCHNPHSGKTKFPGNKTCTQCHLPDQYDTPKHTFHTDAEDSKCINCHMPGRFYMGVDFRHDHSFRIPRPDLSQRYNTSNACNDCHTDRTFNWAAQAIEKNYGPTRKAHFSEVLLSLRNNEPGSVERALQLLKTPELTPEMGRAAILSELPATYSLEVVRLIEKQLTDPSDLVRYAAVEICDPLSAAEKLRLLTPILKDKIRSVRQEAAFVLSSIADADFPSKDRNARKKAEDEFIQANESTGDSPGGLLRYGIFNERKGQQEEALDLYRASLKVDKLFHPARSAMATLYSRQGKNDLAEKELRIIISQYPQLAQFQYMIGQLLAEEARYMEAQKHFAKAAQLPNCPPQVFRNWGLTMEKMGQHEQALKIYHSGLRLYPGYGELRAFVQRIEGAKQQQQEREQRRQQQLQQQPPQ from the coding sequence GTGAGCAAGTTTTTCACCTCTTTCACTCTCTCCATCATTTTCTTTCTCTTCCTTTCTTGTGATAACAAGAGCAACTCGAAACCGAGTCCCGCACCAAAAACTCAAGAACAAACAAGTACGCAGAAAAGCGATAGCAATGACCCACACGCCAATTTTGTGGGGGCTAAAACTTGCGCAGAATGCCACCAAAAAGAACATGAAGAATGGCTAGGCTCTGACCACGAAAAAGCGATGGCTCTCGCAGACGAGAAGACTGTCTTAGCTAACTTCGATAATCAAACTCTAGAAGTCAATGGCGTTACGCACCGTTTTTACCGCGCCGAAAATGGTGACTTCATGGTCGAAACCGACAATGAAAAAGGCGAAATGGTGAGCTACAAAGTCGAATACGTTTTAGGTCATGAACCTCTACAGCAATACATGGTCAAAATGCCTGGCAATAGAATTCAATGCTTGCATACTGCTTGGGATACTAATAAAAAAGAATGGTACCATCTCTACAAGAATGAAAATCCCCCTGCAGGCGATTGGCTTCACTGGACAGGTCAAGGCATGACTTGGAACTCACAATGCGCCGACTGCCATACAACCAACACTCAAGTGAACTATGATCGTGCTAGCAACTCATTTAACACCAATTATTCCGAAGGCTTTGTCTCATGCGAATCTTGTCACGGCCCAGGGAAAAATCACGTAGATCATTACAAGGGCGATAAAAGCATTGTTGATGACCTCATCAAACTCACAAAAAAATCCGGAACAACTCAACAAGAAGAACTCAATCGCTGTGCCCCTTGTCACGGCCTTCGTAGCCGCCTTGATCACGCCGCTAATCCACACGGAGCAATTGGCGACAACTACGCGATGAACCTCGCACGCAATGGTCAGTATCAAGCTGACGGCCAGATATTAACAGAAGTATTTGTTTACGGTTCATTCACACAAAGTCGTCACCACCGCTTTGGCCTTCGTTGCTCTGACTGCCATAACCCTCACTCAGGTAAAACTAAGTTCCCCGGCAATAAAACTTGTACGCAATGTCATCTTCCTGATCAATACGACACGCCAAAACACACTTTCCATACAGATGCTGAAGACTCTAAATGCATCAACTGCCACATGCCTGGACGTTTTTACATGGGTGTTGACTTCCGTCACGATCACTCATTCCGTATTCCTCGACCTGACTTAAGCCAGCGTTATAATACCTCTAATGCATGTAATGACTGCCACACTGACCGTACTTTCAACTGGGCAGCACAGGCCATCGAAAAGAATTATGGCCCCACAAGAAAGGCTCACTTCAGTGAAGTTCTTCTCAGCCTACGCAATAATGAGCCTGGCTCCGTTGAACGCGCCTTGCAACTCTTAAAGACTCCTGAACTCACTCCAGAGATGGGACGTGCGGCGATCCTTTCGGAATTGCCCGCTACTTATTCTCTAGAAGTCGTTCGTCTGATTGAAAAGCAACTTACAGATCCTTCTGATCTCGTTCGTTATGCTGCAGTTGAAATTTGTGATCCACTCTCGGCCGCTGAAAAACTTCGTCTTTTAACTCCTATACTCAAAGATAAAATTCGTAGTGTTCGTCAAGAAGCCGCATTTGTTCTCTCTTCTATTGCTGATGCCGATTTCCCAAGCAAAGATCGAAATGCTCGCAAAAAGGCCGAAGACGAATTCATCCAAGCCAATGAAAGCACTGGTGACTCACCGGGCGGGCTCTTACGTTATGGTATTTTCAATGAACGTAAAGGTCAGCAAGAAGAAGCTCTTGATCTCTATCGCGCCTCTTTAAAAGTGGACAAACTCTTCCACCCAGCCCGAAGCGCTATGGCCACACTCTATTCACGCCAAGGTAAAAATGATCTTGCTGAAAAAGAATTGCGCATCATCATATCTCAATATCCACAGCTGGCACAATTCCAGTACATGATCGGTCAGCTCCTCGCTGAAGAAGCGCGTTATATGGAAGCTCAAAAGCACTTTGCAAAAGCAGCACAACTCCCTAACTGCCCGCCTCAAGTCTTTCGCAACTGGGGCCTCACCATGGAGAAAATGGGACAGCATGAACAAGCCTTAAAAATCTACCACAGTGGCTTACGTCTTTACCCAGGCTATGGCGAACTCCGTGCTTTCGTTCAACGTATTGAAGGCGCTAAACAGCAGCAGCAGGAACGTGAACAACGTCGCCAGCAGCAACTCCAACAACAGCCTCCGCAATAA
- a CDS encoding transposase translates to MLQSNGNETIQNQLKAILIRAYEMARDAERHPDWIRKCQVISDIDFLLFSILRATIQVKSGLHFLQHLDQVLEQQVASSTWFDANESERRARMVMAVTPFFNKLLQKEISDQGVNHLKDFNELDDYDCVAYDGHFMKRACHVKNAPGAKNKANAGYIFGTDLRTGFLEPVKVVSDGSKKESEIPYFKDFCEDQRVSSWCRNKKITVYDRAMSSAGFLIDEMKKKHYLVTRSKKNSTWDKMEKLQWDKNDPSNTNVLKDFLVTKKLKRKNEKLRLIVYYDVERQKTYRFLTTLSTDIPPGLIAELYRRRWQFEKAFDNTKNDLGEIKAWGTSIPSMKIQMCSIVSAYNIIRSFNELNLVRNPDMVHPAQIKQEKRTDKLRNSLADSAQKINPLRLAGNLRRLSRKTVSSIQNAILRETPIRELLRWLYKELKPRVLT, encoded by the coding sequence ATGTTACAGAGCAACGGAAACGAAACGATTCAAAATCAGCTAAAAGCAATTTTAATACGAGCTTATGAAATGGCGAGGGATGCTGAAAGACATCCTGATTGGATACGAAAATGTCAGGTAATCTCAGATATTGATTTTTTGTTGTTCAGTATTTTACGAGCGACTATTCAAGTCAAAAGCGGTCTTCATTTTCTGCAACACCTTGACCAAGTTCTTGAACAACAGGTTGCTTCGAGTACGTGGTTTGACGCTAATGAGTCTGAACGTCGTGCCCGAATGGTTATGGCGGTGACTCCATTTTTTAATAAGCTTTTACAAAAGGAAATTTCGGATCAAGGCGTTAATCACCTAAAAGATTTCAATGAATTAGATGACTACGATTGTGTAGCCTACGACGGACACTTTATGAAACGAGCCTGTCATGTTAAAAATGCACCAGGGGCTAAGAACAAAGCCAATGCAGGTTACATATTTGGCACTGATTTAAGAACAGGCTTCCTTGAGCCCGTAAAAGTTGTCTCAGATGGCAGTAAAAAAGAAAGTGAGATACCATATTTCAAAGATTTTTGTGAAGATCAAAGAGTAAGCTCATGGTGTAGAAATAAGAAGATTACAGTTTATGATCGTGCTATGTCTAGCGCAGGTTTTCTTATTGATGAAATGAAAAAGAAGCACTATTTAGTTACCCGCTCCAAAAAGAATTCGACATGGGATAAAATGGAGAAACTACAGTGGGATAAAAATGACCCTAGCAACACTAATGTACTCAAGGATTTCCTTGTTACCAAAAAGCTCAAGAGAAAAAACGAAAAGCTCCGCCTTATCGTATATTATGATGTCGAGCGTCAAAAAACTTATCGATTTTTAACCACGCTTAGTACAGATATACCCCCTGGTTTAATTGCAGAACTTTACAGAAGACGATGGCAGTTCGAAAAGGCATTTGATAACACCAAAAATGACTTAGGTGAAATTAAAGCTTGGGGAACCAGCATACCCAGTATGAAAATACAGATGTGTTCAATCGTATCTGCTTATAATATTATACGCAGTTTTAACGAGCTGAATTTAGTTCGCAATCCCGATATGGTTCATCCTGCCCAGATAAAGCAAGAAAAGCGAACTGATAAACTCCGTAATTCACTAGCGGATTCAGCTCAAAAAATCAACCCTCTTAGACTCGCAGGTAATTTAAGACGGCTCAGCAGAAAGACCGTCTCATCCATTCAAAATGCCATTTTAAGAGAAACGCCTATACGAGAACTCTTGAGATGGCTTTACAAGGAACTCAAACCACGAGTATTAACCTGA
- the nrdB gene encoding class Ia ribonucleoside-diphosphate reductase subunit beta has protein sequence MQYSIFSQVPNDPLKEPMFFGNNVNVSRYDQQKHPVFEQLIEKQLSFFWRPEEVDLSRDRADFKKLPAHEKHIFLSNLKYQTLLDSVQGRSPNVAFLPVISIPELETWVETWAFSETIHSRSYTHIIRNIVNDPSEIFDDIVNNESIIQRASSVSHYYDSFIELQCYYNLLGEGTHMINDVPVVVNMRELKRRLFLTVVSVNVLEAIRFYVSFACSFAFAERAVMEGNAKIIKLIARDEALHLTGTQQMIQIFREGKDDPEMAEIAAECEGQVYQIFSSAAEQEKEWAKFLFRDGSMIGLNADILGDYVEYITNVRLKASGYKNVFPTTQNPLPWMNSWLSSDAVQVAPQEVELSSYLVGQIDSEVSEDAFDDFDF, from the coding sequence ATGCAGTATTCAATTTTCAGTCAGGTCCCAAACGACCCCCTCAAAGAACCTATGTTCTTTGGCAACAACGTGAACGTCTCCCGTTACGACCAACAAAAACACCCTGTTTTTGAACAGCTTATCGAGAAGCAGCTCTCCTTCTTCTGGCGCCCAGAAGAAGTCGACTTGAGCCGCGATCGTGCGGACTTCAAAAAACTACCGGCTCACGAGAAGCACATTTTCTTGTCTAACCTCAAGTACCAAACACTCCTCGATAGTGTCCAGGGACGCTCGCCAAACGTCGCTTTCCTCCCCGTCATCTCTATTCCTGAGCTCGAAACTTGGGTTGAGACATGGGCTTTCTCTGAAACAATTCACTCGCGCAGTTACACACATATTATTCGTAACATCGTCAATGATCCTTCAGAAATTTTTGACGATATTGTCAATAACGAAAGCATCATTCAGCGCGCCTCATCAGTTTCTCACTACTACGATAGCTTCATCGAACTCCAGTGTTACTACAACCTCCTAGGTGAAGGTACCCACATGATCAACGATGTTCCAGTTGTCGTTAATATGCGCGAACTCAAGCGTCGCCTTTTCTTGACCGTTGTTTCAGTCAACGTGCTGGAAGCCATCCGCTTCTACGTCAGCTTTGCTTGTAGTTTTGCTTTTGCGGAACGCGCAGTTATGGAAGGCAATGCAAAGATCATTAAACTCATTGCTCGCGATGAAGCTCTTCACCTCACTGGGACTCAGCAGATGATTCAAATTTTCCGCGAAGGAAAAGATGACCCCGAGATGGCTGAAATCGCCGCTGAATGCGAAGGTCAAGTTTACCAAATTTTCTCTTCTGCTGCTGAGCAGGAAAAAGAATGGGCAAAATTCCTCTTCCGCGATGGTTCAATGATTGGTTTAAATGCTGACATCCTTGGTGATTACGTTGAGTACATTACTAATGTTCGCCTTAAAGCATCTGGCTACAAAAACGTTTTCCCAACAACACAAAATCCACTTCCGTGGATGAATAGCTGGCTCTCCTCTGACGCTGTACAAGTGGCACCACAGGAAGTTGAACTCAGTTCTTACCTCGTTGGACAAATCGATAGCGAAGTATCGGAAGATGCCTTCGACGACTTTGATTTCTAA
- a CDS encoding 2Fe-2S iron-sulfur cluster-binding protein produces the protein MSKIHVEDAHCFEAQGDISLLEELEAQNLDVNYSCRSGFCGACKATVVKGDVENIESSMYILGKDEVLTCCSKAVGDVELSFKERLNIFQSAYSLNI, from the coding sequence ATGTCTAAGATCCACGTAGAAGACGCACACTGCTTTGAAGCACAAGGAGACATCAGTCTCCTTGAAGAGCTCGAAGCTCAAAATCTCGATGTTAACTACAGCTGCCGCTCCGGTTTTTGCGGAGCTTGCAAAGCTACTGTTGTAAAGGGCGATGTAGAAAATATTGAGTCCAGCATGTATATACTCGGGAAAGATGAAGTCCTCACTTGTTGCAGCAAAGCTGTAGGCGATGTCGAACTTTCCTTTAAAGAAAGATTAAATATATTTCAATCTGCTTACTCACTCAACATTTAA
- the nrdA gene encoding class 1a ribonucleoside-diphosphate reductase subunit alpha, producing MTSNIQVTKRDGTREPIDLEKIHRVIDWAAKDLNHVSVSQVELRSHVQFHDGVTTEDIHETMIKSAADLISEESPDYQYLAARLAIFHLRKKAYGQFDPPPLFEHVTKLVEDGKYDKHLIEDYTEDEFNEMENALDHWRDLNFSYAAVKQLEGKYLVQNRVTGAIYESPQFLYMLVGACLFSKYPKETRMDYIIRFYDAASNFKISLPTPIMAGVRTPTRQFSSCVLIECGDSLDSINASSSAIVKYVSQRAGIGLNAGRIRALGSPIRNGEAFHTGCIPFYKHFQTAVKSCSQGGVRGGAATVFYPLWHREVESLLVLKNNRGVEENRVRHLDYGVQFNKLMYERLVKKGNITLFSPGDVPGLYDAFFEDQEKFEELYIKYENDPSIQKETMKAIELFSLFASERASTGRIYLQNVDHCNTHSPFQADVAPIRQSNLCLEIALPTKPLEHINDENGEIALCTLSAINLGALESLDEMEELTELAVRALDSLLDYQDYPVPAARNSSLNRRTLGIGVINFAYYLAKNGVFYSNGSANNLVHKTFESLQYHLIKASCKLAQELGPCPKFNETTYSQGIMPTDTYKSSVDDFCNEDLHLDWDQLKEDVKKHGMRNSTLSALMPSETSSQISNATNGIEPPRGLIAVKQSKDGILKQVVPEIEKYKSYYELLWQMPNNTGYLQLVAIMQKFIDQTISANTNYDPSKFEGNMVPMKTLLTDLLTAYKYGVKTLYYHNTRDGAGDSQEEDDGCAGGACKI from the coding sequence ATGACTTCAAACATCCAAGTCACCAAGAGAGACGGCACTCGCGAGCCCATTGATCTTGAAAAAATCCACCGAGTTATCGACTGGGCCGCCAAAGACCTCAATCACGTCAGTGTATCACAAGTAGAATTGCGATCGCATGTCCAATTCCATGATGGTGTTACGACAGAAGACATCCACGAGACGATGATTAAATCCGCAGCTGACTTGATTTCTGAAGAGAGCCCCGACTACCAATACCTTGCTGCTCGTCTTGCTATTTTTCACCTACGCAAAAAAGCCTATGGCCAATTCGATCCGCCCCCGCTTTTTGAGCACGTTACTAAACTTGTAGAAGACGGGAAATACGATAAGCATTTAATCGAAGACTATACAGAAGACGAATTCAACGAAATGGAAAATGCTCTTGACCATTGGCGTGACCTCAACTTCTCTTATGCAGCCGTAAAACAGCTCGAAGGTAAATACCTCGTGCAAAACCGCGTTACAGGCGCTATCTACGAAAGTCCTCAGTTCCTCTACATGCTTGTGGGTGCTTGCCTCTTCTCTAAATACCCAAAAGAAACGCGTATGGATTATATCATCCGTTTCTATGATGCGGCTTCCAATTTCAAAATCTCTCTGCCTACGCCAATCATGGCGGGTGTCCGTACACCTACTCGTCAGTTTAGTTCCTGCGTTCTCATCGAATGCGGTGACTCACTCGACTCGATCAATGCTTCTTCAAGTGCTATTGTAAAATACGTCAGCCAACGTGCAGGCATTGGTCTCAACGCCGGTCGCATTCGCGCCCTCGGCAGCCCCATCCGCAATGGCGAAGCCTTCCACACAGGTTGTATCCCCTTCTATAAACACTTCCAAACAGCCGTTAAAAGTTGTTCACAAGGTGGTGTTCGTGGCGGCGCGGCAACGGTTTTCTACCCCTTATGGCACCGTGAAGTTGAATCTCTGCTCGTCTTAAAGAATAACCGTGGTGTTGAAGAAAACCGCGTTCGTCACCTCGACTACGGCGTACAGTTCAACAAACTCATGTATGAGCGCCTCGTCAAAAAAGGCAATATCACTCTCTTCAGTCCTGGCGATGTTCCAGGTCTCTACGATGCATTCTTCGAAGACCAAGAGAAATTCGAAGAGCTCTATATTAAGTACGAGAATGATCCGAGCATCCAGAAAGAAACAATGAAAGCTATCGAGCTTTTCTCCCTCTTTGCTTCAGAACGTGCAAGTACGGGCCGCATTTATCTACAAAATGTCGACCACTGCAATACTCACAGCCCATTCCAAGCTGATGTCGCTCCTATCAGACAGAGTAACCTCTGCCTAGAAATCGCGCTTCCAACTAAGCCTCTCGAACACATCAATGACGAAAATGGTGAAATTGCTCTTTGTACTCTTTCCGCCATTAACCTTGGCGCACTCGAAAGCCTCGATGAAATGGAAGAATTAACTGAGCTAGCCGTTCGTGCTCTCGATAGCCTCTTGGATTATCAGGACTACCCTGTGCCCGCAGCTCGCAATTCATCACTCAATCGTCGTACCCTCGGGATTGGCGTCATTAACTTTGCTTACTACCTCGCGAAAAATGGTGTCTTCTATTCAAATGGCAGTGCCAACAACTTGGTGCACAAAACATTTGAATCCCTTCAGTACCACCTCATTAAGGCTTCTTGTAAGTTAGCCCAAGAACTCGGTCCTTGTCCTAAGTTTAACGAGACGACTTACTCACAGGGAATCATGCCCACAGACACCTATAAAAGTTCTGTTGATGATTTCTGTAACGAAGACCTTCACCTCGATTGGGATCAACTCAAAGAAGATGTTAAAAAACACGGTATGCGCAACAGTACGCTCTCTGCGCTCATGCCTTCTGAAACATCTAGCCAAATTTCCAATGCAACAAACGGCATCGAACCCCCTCGTGGTCTCATTGCTGTGAAGCAGAGTAAAGACGGCATCCTTAAGCAAGTTGTTCCTGAAATCGAAAAATATAAATCTTACTATGAACTTCTTTGGCAGATGCCAAATAATACGGGTTACCTCCAACTCGTAGCGATCATGCAAAAGTTCATTGACCAAACAATTTCTGCCAACACAAACTACGACCCCTCCAAATTTGAAGGTAACATGGTTCCGATGAAAACTCTCCTGACGGACTTACTTACTGCTTACAAATACGGCGTCAAAACCCTGTACTACCACAATACACGTGATGGTGCTGGTGATTCCCAAGAAGAAGACGATGGCTGTGCTGGTGGCGCATGCAAAATTTAA